The nucleotide sequence acaagaatttaaactactaaacttaacatgcaaggaatcttgaagtgcaagaaactaaatcaaagtaACTAAaaccaagtatgagcaatttcaacCTAGTAAGGAAGCATATAAATCTACTTCTATTCTATaactaagtaaacaactaaactaactataacaagaattaaggaattaggattttttttttggtttcaaacatgaataataaaaaggaactcttggctaggcatgggaattggggtcatcatccttgtctaataaccatatcttgacaattatgaggaaccaagctcattaagtctacttctatgcttgaagtatatcaagtggcttgatcaacatcaatccataagttttAACTTAgccactaattgacttagtagtaggctagtgtcaatggttatcaaattgaccactaagggttctcaaatcaccaattcaattagacccaatgactcaagttcacccaatccccctagcctaggccaagagtgtagaaaactactccataatcaaatgaGACATTTCATTaaacacatggtatgcattaacaaaagacatattcaaattgcaaattaattggaaatcacaaatacccactaacaactATCAATAGAAAACAACTCAATTAACACTATCAATCATAGAAAACTTCAATGCACTAATAGAAATCCAAGATCCACAAGGTTCATAAAATGAGAATAAAAAgggaaataacaagaaaacataaattcaacacaagatctaaatacaattataactagagaacttaaattaagtaatttaagaCTAAAATTAACAAAACCTAATTCAGAATTTCAACAAAGGAGGATAAAAAACAAACTAAATCTAGAAAAaagtaagagtttctctctctagaaaacaagaaCCAAGAACTAGCTAAAACTAAGTGTAAGGTGTGAATGATTGGATCCTCCCCTTCCTCCATCAATTCCTGGGTTTTTTCCATGCAGAATTAAGTTGGATTCGGGCCTGGAGCCTCTCAAAAATCGCCAGCAACGATTTTATTAATGAAGTCAAGTGCTGagcgtcacgcatgcgcgtcagccacgcgtgtgcgtcatctgAGTTCTgcgagccatgcgtacgcgtcgagcatgcgtacgcgtcagtcactgCTGcgccaatccacgcgtgcgcgtcgccttcAGTTCTCCAAAGCTTCATTCTTCAAGTTTCtcccacttgtgcatgcttcctttccatcttctagaccattcttgcTCTATAAATCCTGAAtccacttaacaaatacatcatggcatcgaatgataataaaagaggattaaaatatagcattttagggtaaaagaagcatgttttaaaccatgaagcaaaattaggaaggaaacataaaaccatgcaatttatatgaataagtgcggaaaatattgataaaaacccccaaattctacacatgataaaccacaaaattggggtttatcaaaccttcccacacttaaaccaagcatgtcctcatgctaaaaattaaaagacCAAAGAATATAGGAAAAttgggtttatgaaatgcaacttACCTACATGGATGCAACTAATGCAATTGcgtctatctacttggtcaaaagtgaatcaactcccaagaacacatatgaataCATAGGGCCAAGGTGATAAGATGATTCATGAACtgtaccaattcaaatatcaaaatggaGTGTAAACAACTTGGAAGAAGAAAGCTTGTAAAAGCCGGGAataaggagttgagcatcgaaccctcaccggaagtgtgtcAGCTCTAtgcgctcaagtgtatagggttgatcactcaattctcctctaatcatgctttccaagatttgttttttatctaacaatcgaCAGTTATTcggtgcatgcatacattcatcatgagggcctatctttaggttgtaatggggctagggtaaaggtaaggatgcatatatggccaagtgagcttgaaatttgaatcctttattaacctaagatctcacctaacacaaacacaaaaacctatacaattctaatgcacaacctagctatccattgaatcacttttcacacactcatgcattctcttttaattcacaacccatatgcattggttattgttggcttcgccttggggcattttgtcccctttttattgctttctttttctatatatttttgtttcttttatttttctatttctttttctacattttttctttttatttttcttttgcttttctcttttgATGAAATATGTACAACAgtgccaatgcatatggtttaaacattcaatacatgagtatgcacccaattcccaatattttcaatagaaACTACAAAAACAAACTTTTACCTCTACCAATGTTCCCAAGCTCCCCTcccacttaaatgacacacaccctcacttgcctaagctaatcaaagatccaaatcagaagatatttattgtttttcacttagggttattgatgtgctaaattaaagaacaaaagggggtttaacataggctcaaaattagttaacaatggtagataaaagggttaaggctttttgggtaagtgagctattgaaataatggcctcaatcatgtaaatacattcatacacaaaataatggacatatagaatcaaacaaatcaaggattgcaatcatagaaagagaacaatgcacacaagaatagaaataagtggttataagatgtaaccatgcaattaggctcaaaactcacatgcttgcgtgttcttagctcaaaaaccgtTTCCAAAATTAATCCTTCacacaagtttaacacaaaaatattttttcaaactgGTAGAGTGCCCTAAAAACGGTTTCTTGGAGAAGAAATCATCACCATAACCGAGTATtcctaacaagaaacaactaccATGCAAAAAGTGTTTAAATGCAAAAACTAGCCATGCAATGCAAATTATCCTAATTAACACGAGAAAATTAAGATTTGGGTGTTGAAAAGAAGAGTTGTTACCTACGAAATTTGGTAAACGACCTCCCCACTCTTAGAaatttgcacggtcctccgtgctatcaGTAATGCGCAAGGTGGGATTGGGGTCGGCACATCCACCATCCATCTCTTAAGTGCACACTTCGCTTTGTTCTGAAGTGGATGCTGAGGTGTTCGGCTCCTCCATAGGTGGGTAAGAGCTTCTTCAAGTAAGCATAGCGGCGTTTGTTCCGTCGCTCATATCGGTCTACCTTTTTAGTGAGCTCAACAAGTAGTTGGTGGGATGATTTCTGTGGTGCCGATGAGGTGGTTGGAATGTCGGAAGGAATAGCTACGTCAAGGCTTGTGGTTCCCGCAGGAGGCTTGAGATACTTTCCACTCAGGACGATGTTGTCCTTTGCCAGAATTATCGCTTGCACGTCCTTAGCCTCTTGGGGAAATCCAGTGGCGGTAATCAAATTCGTTACCAAGGCGGAAAATGGGAGGTTACCCTTAGTATGAACGCGACCCATTGCTTGTTGGATGAGGAGAGGGATGTTGATGGGCCTCTCACTGAGTATGAACCAGACATGAAGGGCTAAGTCCGCTGTGATGGatgactcatgagtgctcaggAGTATGTAGTGGGATAAGATTTGGGCCTACACTCGAGCCTCCACAGTAAGCACGTGTGCCTCAATGCACTTAGGCCAGGCCTTGGCTCTCCTTGGGGTCCAATGCTCTCCAGGTTGGGCAATAACCCTAAGGATAGAGCCCCAATCAAAATCAAATCCGCTACGCTGTAGCTGTAGCAGGACCTCTTGGTAACCATCCGTCCTATCTGGCACTGGCAAAACCTTAAGTATCCACTGAATGGCTTCCTCCGAaatggggacttgcttccggcgcacaaAAATTGATTGAAGAGAAGGTGAGTgatagttggagtagaactccacCACCCAAGAAAGATTAGCTTCCTGCGGTCTCCGATTGAGAAATTTCCATTGTTAGCGCTCGATGCGAGGCATGACAAACTAAACGAGGTGCTCCAAAGGTGTGAGGAGATGTTCAAAATGGTAATTCCTTTCAACCAAAATGGGGAACATGAGCTCACAAAAGCGATTGGTGAACCTTGCGGAGTCCTTCGCAGGGTTGCCCTTctcttgctcatcaattttaatgACCCTTTTCACCCTCTTGGAGGGAGGCTTAACTTTTGGTGTAAGGCACGCCTTGGTAGTTGTTCTTTGAGGTGCCATTTTTGTAGGCGGCTTTTTCGAAACCTTTTCCTTGTCTTTCTGATGGCCATCTtgaaaaaaagaaggagaaaagaaaaCATTAAACTCAATGAAACAACACTCAAATAACAGTATGCAAGTGAGAAATAATGCCacaaaggaacaaagcatcttgaAGACATGACAGCTGTAACATGTAAGCAAGACAACAATGTAATCATGGGGCATATCACTAGCATGAGATGCAAAAGTGAGAGAAGCATGCAAGTATAAGgcatgagaagaatgagctcaagcatcaataacaaCACTAAGTAACACATGCAAGAAAGATAATAAGCACAAGAAAATCATTCACCTAGTTTAACCCCAAGACAATGAAGCATGCAAATGGAATAAAGTGGAGTTAGAGAAAGTGGGATCACAAATCTTGCAATGTGGTACAAAGAAGCAAGTCATAGGTAGTGAGCACATAGATGTAAAGAAGAAGTATAATGGGCTCAATGCACATGAAGAAGAGCAAGTTTAATGAGAAAGAACATGGGACCGCTGGTGGTTGAAGGTGCCGGTGGTAGTGGGCGGAGAAGAAGTGGtaagaagagggagaagaagagaggaagaaggagtagaagaaggaaaataaagaaagaagtgAAAACAGGGCGCGCTGCATATCAGCTGCGTCAGGGATGCGACGCATGTGcctcatccacgcgtacacgtgggtgatgGAAACAGACCAATGATGCGTGAGCGTTGCCTACACCTACACGTGGGTAGGCAGCAATGAGCGAGGACGCATACGCGTTAGGTAACACGCGCGCGTGGAAACAGTTGTGCGTCGCGCACAAAAGCAGCACAaggttcgcgcaactctctggattttgtaCCAGGAGTTGGCTGCAGTACAAACGACGTGTGCGCCTCAGAGACGTTTGCGCGTGGATGGTGAGGATGGCGATCGATGCGTAGGCGTCGCCCATACTTGCGCGTGGGTAGCAGTTGTGTGCCAAGCACAACTCTCGCACAAAActggcgcaactctctggtttttgtactaaGAGTGCCAAAATTtgcaatcgacgcgtacgcgtcaccaacgcttacgcgtgggtgagCGAAAAGTCCGGTGACGCATAGGTGTCATATGATGTACACGCATGGATGGAATTTGTGCTCCCAGCACCCCTTCCACACaattccagcgcaactctctggtttttgtaccaggaatTATGGGAAGGCAATCGGCAcgcacgcgtcgcccacgcttacgcgtggggtgacttttttttttaaacataaacatGAGGAAAGGCAATTATAACACAATCTTGGTAGTCATTCAAGCTAGATCGTTCAAAAACACTCAAAATTTCATACAATACTCAAAATTAAACATTTTCTTCAACATGACCAATTCAACTAAACCAATATTAATGAAATCCTCATGGCCATTCTAACAAGCTCAATAAGACAAAACAAAATCAAGCATACTTAAACAAACtcacaaaatcaaacaatcacaaaaatcaaacaaagattcTAAAAACTACATGCAAGAAATTGTGTACAAGGaatatcataccatggtggggtgtctcctatcttgcacttttctttaacgtccttaagttggacggtcacgAGCTTAAGATTCTCCTCTTCTGGGTGCATCCTTAAGTAGGAACACCTGCAACTCCTTCGGTGACTTATAACCATGGTACTTCTTTACCCTGTGGCCGTTCACTTTGAATGTTGCACCACTTTGAGGGTGGAATAGCTCGACCACACCATAGGGCTTCACTTCCTTCACTTTAAACGGACCATCCCACCTTGACCGGAGCTTTTCGAGCATGAATCTGAGTCTTGAGTTGTACAGAATAACTTCATCACCCTCTTGAAAATCTTTCTTGCGGATATGGTGATCATGGAATACCTTAGTTTGCTCCTTATAAATCCTTGCATTCTCATTGGCCTCTAACCTAAGGCATTTGAGTTCTTCTAATTGTAGTTTCCTCGCTATCCCTGCCTTGGTGAAATCCATATTGCATTGCTTAACCACCCAATAGGCCCTAGGTTCAATTTCAACCGGGAGGTGGCATGCCTTCCCATAGACAatccgaaagggactcatccctagcAGACTCTTGTAGGCTGTCCGATATTCTTATAATGCATCACCCAACCGAGAGCTCCAGTCTTTCTTTTGTGGATTCACCATTTTTTCCAAAACCTGCTTTATTTCTCGGTTGGACacctctgcttgtccattagtTTGGGGGTGGTAAGCGGTTGCAACTTTATGTAATACCCCATATCGCTTGAGTAGTGCATCTATCTTCCTGTTGCAAAAGTGAGTACCTTGGTCGCTCATGATTACTCGTCGCGACCCATAGCAGCATACAATATTGTTTCTAATGAAATAAACCACAGCATTAGcgtcatcaaggcgggtaggtatcgcttccacccactttgatacGTAATCAACCGCCAACAAAATGTAAAGATATCCACTTAATTTAGGAAATGGCCCCATAAAGTCTATGCCTCATACATCAAATATTTCACAAAATGTTGGCCAAGCTCCAACCGATTGCTTTCTTGTGCTTCCTTAGGACttctaggagcttttcttcttcatggCTAGAGAGCTCACTAGCAATGATTACCAGAAATCCTTGGTTGTCCttaagaaatgcatatttcaagtgaAAAGGTAGAGGCTTCAATTCACTTTTCGCTTCAAGTTGAGGTTCTCTTTCATCAAGATCATGAAGCTCATCCTCATCGGTTTTCTCTTGTTTATCCTCAGGTTTATCCTTCCCTTCACTAACAGGATAGTATGACCTGTTGCAATCTTCTCTTTGTACCTCCGCTACTACTTCATCAATCACATTACAATGGAGGACGGTGTGCTCTTAAGGTGGATGTCTCATGGCCTCTTCCAAGttaaacttgatagtcttgtcacCTACCTCAAAAGAGTatatgccggtgaaggcatccaatttaaatttagagGTCTTCAAGAAAGGTCTACCAAGAAAAATTGAGGAAGAACTTCCCTTATCCATCCAAGACATTTCAAGGAtataaaagtcaaccggaaataCTAATTCCTTGATTGTCACAAGCACATCTTCCGCTATCCCTACTATGGTGATCACACTCTTGTCGGCTAAGGCAAATTTGGCGGCCGACCTTTTCAATGGGGCTAACTTCAACCTTGCAAATATACAGAGTGGCATGATACTCACACAAGCCcccaaatcacacatgcagtcataaAAAGCAACTCCACAGATCCGACAAGATACTAAACATGGTCCGGGGTCACTGTACTTTTCCGGAATAGGCTTCATCAATGAAGAAGTGGAACTACCCAATGACAATATTTCCAACTCACTAATTCTATCTTTGTGTGTGCACAAGTCCTTTAAAAACTTAGCATACTTCAGAATTTGTTGAATGGCATCAAGAAGtgggatggttacctcaaccttcttgaatacTTGAAGCATGTTTAGGTCAAACTCCAGAGTTTTCTTAGCCTTCCTTACCATGGAGGGAAATGGAATGAGAATGGATTTATCCATTATAGCCTTCCTCTTAGGCTCCTTAAGGCccacttcttcttcctcttgcttTGTGTCTCCCTCATTCTCATGTGGAACTTTAactaccacttcttcctcatgaatgtcttctattaccctaggaggtatctcctccaatgtagtccccaaCCGTAGAGAATGGCGTTGAGACTGTGACGAAGAGAATTCTTGTTTAGCTCGGAATCAATCATCAAAACTGGGATCAAttcattggtagcatagtccaaaccaacaatgaattctcaagatcaaatattaaatccaataGAAAATAAtcgagagtaatgaaacctcaggtcgttctcccttggaatgcAATTGGAAGTGTTGCTCTTTCAGTTGTGGAGGCAAAAAGGGGTTTTTtgaatcaaagaacaaaagattaacgCTTTGTTTGGTTCAATagaaaacagaaagaaagaaaatgcaatgaaaGAAAATGGACAGAAAACTTCATTTTCTGTGGTTTGGATGCGAATGGaaattggaaggaaagggaaAATAGTGGCGTGGGACCCACGTCCAACTTTTCCTTCCAAAGTTGCGAAGAAAATTAATGACCACTCTACAATGAAAGTAAAATGACAAATTTACCCATACTGTTAACATCGAAGAAAAACTCCTAATGTAAGCTATCTGTTTCTGAAACTTGGAGAGACTTCTCTTCTCCACCGCATCTCATTGTTGTACTCAGACAGTGCTACCGCGACTTCATGTTTGTTCTCCACAAGCCACGGCAGTTTCGTCATCGTTGTGGCAGCTCCTTCTCCTCTTCATCCTTACAAATTCAAGCCAAAGGTGAGTTCTTTTTTGTTCGATATTgtacttttttcaaaaataaactgGGAAAataatcatgcaaatagtatgtgCTCTTTTTTTTCAACTGAGATCCTCTTGCTTTGGTTTCTTGTTGTTGTTCCTCAAATCTACTGTTTTGTGCATGCTTGCTTGCTAGGGTTTGGCCTGTGAAATCTGGATACTCTATAGAGTTCAACAGTAGAGGGTGCTGCTGCCTAATGTCTGGCTTGTGTGTTGGTGATCCCCGTTTAGGTATTGTTGTTCTATTCAAAAGCTGAATTAATATATATGATACTGTGAATTATTTTCATTATTGATTTCTACATGTTTGATTtcgtaattttattttttatttcttctcatcTTTTTAATTGATTTGATTTCTTCATTACCTGCTTCATTTGCAACCAATTGTAGTGATTAACTGAACCAATATTATAGTTATAGTTTATTCAAAAGTCCAAAACTCTCTAAAtggtaaaaaaaatcataaattaaaaattttttttgatgaCCCAAAAGCATAAAACATGATTAAAATTGAATACACCCAGTCCCAAATTTCCCATCATGAAAGAGCAAAAAAACTGTAATAACAAGGGAAAAAAGGTCACTTCTTTTAACCAAATAgtggaaaaaaaaatgaattagctgAGAGTGAAAGTGGTTGAACTGGAAGTGAAAAACTTTGTTTATAGAATGCTTAGGTTttgttaggattttttattttattttatttgtgaaTAAGATCACTTTTAGTTTCAAGTTCAAGTTCAAAGGTTCAAGCTTTGTGTTCGAACTTCAAAGAGAAGGTACTAACTTAAGAGTACCTACATAGGAGTACATATCATCCTTTATCTTTAGAAATTGTTTGTAAATTGCCatttattatttgagtttttaGTTTTGTTTTAGGTTAAGAATTTTTTAATTGAAACGAGGCAAatgaaataattaataaattatatgGTAAACCGGTAAATAATTAAAGATTAAAAATTTAATACTAAAAATATTTATTGTGTGAAAGTATGTTCATTTTTTCAACGGGTTAGATCTTAtctttatgattgttttattttaaatttttgtattaaaataaCGTGAAAAAAGCGACCATTGCTATAGGTACAAAATATTTGGACATTCCTCTCTTTATGATCTTtgatagaatttaaaaaaaattaatggacATAGAGCATAGCACATACATGCTGAAACCTTATATTTATTTTGAATGTCATCATGAGTATTTTAGTTCATCTCTCTTTTTATGATGAAATTAAAATTATACAAAAGTTCTTTAAATTAAACGGCTTTTCTTACTTGTCTCTGGCTAAAATGTGTTATTAATTGTCGATGGTTTAGTTGTTACTAATTTCTAAATAGCTAAGCAAAATAGTGTGCTTGTTTCATTGGTGCACTTACAAAGCATTTATTCAACGTATCTTGAACCCATTCTTTCAGAAATTATACTAAATCCTGTGTTGGTTAACTTATTTTTTACCGTGTAAATTAATAAGTGTTGTTGGTAGCTAAGTCCACTTAATTTTGTTGATAAATCAATGCATTAATTAATATGCCATGTGCCTTACAGTGTGTTTATTATTTATGGCAGAGAGCTTTGGCATTGAGTTTGCCATTTAGGCGTTGGAGATAAGTGTCTCATAAAGGTATGTTTATATTGCGTAAGGTGAAACCATATTTTCTCAGCATttagtttcatttttttttccttcaacAAATGAATTGTTAGAATGTGACAAGATATGttactttctgtttatttttactaTCGATCTGTCCATTCTAAACATT is from Arachis ipaensis cultivar K30076 chromosome B01, Araip1.1, whole genome shotgun sequence and encodes:
- the LOC107608115 gene encoding uncharacterized protein LOC107608115, encoding MSPFRIVYGKACHLPVEIEPRAYWVVKQCNMDFTKAGIARKLQLEELKCLRLEANENARIYKEQTKVFHDHHIRKKDFQEGDEVILYNSRLRFMLEKLRSRWDGPFKVKEVKPYGVVELFHPQSGATFKVNGHRVKKYHGYKSPKELQVFLLKDAPRRGES